A window from Candidatus Nitrospira neomarina encodes these proteins:
- a CDS encoding transglycosylase SLT domain-containing protein, which translates to METIKKVGKQIGLVMALLGVLLVLWELPHHDRNYLSHQERTAQLGTNLPAYEVKTFLRHIETRLPSYREEFQEAEKKSGISWMLLAAMAYQESQWNNKAVSPTGVRGIMMLTRSTASDLGIKNRLDPSKSIDGGARYLSYLQKRVPDHIRMPDRMFIALAAYNVGMGHINDARLLAERLGKNSNQWEDIKSILPLLAHKEYYQDLPHRYARGWEPVRYVKRIRAYRNILQQVVKREAKSSQVDI; encoded by the coding sequence ATGGAAACAATTAAAAAGGTCGGTAAACAAATCGGTCTGGTCATGGCCTTATTAGGAGTACTGTTGGTCCTTTGGGAGCTTCCCCATCACGATCGAAATTACCTTTCCCATCAGGAGCGGACTGCGCAATTAGGAACAAACCTCCCCGCGTATGAGGTAAAGACCTTTTTGCGACATATTGAGACTAGGCTGCCTTCTTACCGTGAAGAATTTCAGGAAGCTGAAAAAAAATCAGGTATTTCATGGATGTTGTTGGCCGCTATGGCCTATCAGGAGTCTCAATGGAATAACAAGGCTGTTAGTCCTACAGGGGTTCGAGGAATTATGATGCTCACACGTTCCACGGCCTCGGATCTGGGAATCAAAAACCGGCTTGACCCGTCAAAAAGCATTGACGGTGGGGCTCGCTATCTGTCCTATTTACAAAAGCGGGTTCCTGACCACATTCGCATGCCGGATCGTATGTTCATTGCTCTTGCGGCCTACAATGTCGGTATGGGACATATTAACGATGCTCGATTGCTTGCTGAGCGTTTAGGTAAAAACTCCAATCAGTGGGAAGACATTAAAAGCATTCTTCCCCTCTTAGCTCATAAGGAATATTATCAGGACCTGCCTCATCGTTATGCCCGTGGATGGGAGCCTGTAAGATATGTCAAGCGGATTCGAGCCTATCGTAACATCCTTCAACAGGTTGTGAAACGTGAGGCAAAAAGCTCGCAAGTGGATATTTAA